The Gossypium hirsutum isolate 1008001.06 chromosome D07, Gossypium_hirsutum_v2.1, whole genome shotgun sequence genome includes the window GTATAATGCattgaattgtgaaattactgaagtaATAAATTATTGTAATACTGTGAAGTTGATTGAAATAAGGAATTTATAATTGATACTGAATTAATACGAAAATTGTACTGAAAAGTGagttaaataccctattaactagtcgggcaagtcggatatagttggcatgccataggatatggaagagtacggggtatttgccggcttactgatcaggcacttatgtgccaactactgttactgttactgattcgacactttgtgtgtcaaatactattactgttactgttaccgattcggcactttgtgtgtcgaatactgttaccgttactgttacagattcagtattttgtgtgttgaatactgctactgttactgttactgctatCATTACTGATTACTgtttactggtgtgtttggttggaatccgtgtatccgccgagtccgagtcaagttaataggggcaAATGAAATAAAGTTACTGATAAAACTAAATCTGAATGATATGACATATGCGAAAGGTAGGAATTATGGTTAAAGAAACAGATAAggttaaattttatgaaatagatTTTTGACAATATGAAATGATGTAAAAAAAATGAGAagtgaaaatgaaataattagaaatagtgaaataatacttgaatttaattgaatacaagttattgaaatttatttatggatttaatgtatAAATTGAGTGTTAAAAGATTATAAGTGTAAAATTGATTATAACTGAATGAATCGAATTGAAagatagttattattattattattgttgaaacAAGTTGATTTAATGTATTAAATGTTTATTGAAAGATTAATGGTATAAATTGTATTAAGAAATAGTGTATgagttaatttgaataaaatttatacaAGATTTGAAATATTGTTTATTGTTATTAATGATCTACTTGATTTAAAGTATgagataattaatgaataattgtagatataaattgaatgtatataatttatcgattaatgttataaatttgaattatggtaataccactgagtattcccatgctcagcgtacggttgtttccgtgcgcaggttagtagaaaaTCAGTGTCGCTCCAGCATCCAAAGTAATCCCTACTTCAGAGAAACTTTAGTGATGTAACTTTCTTTTGATAACGTGGCATGTACCTAAGTAATGTATATACTTAAGTGATTTACAGAgattagtcattttgaatgtttgtatctatGATATTGCTAAAGGAAGATGTGTGAGTATGTGATAATGTTTGGCTTTTAAAATGGTTAAGTACGAATATGTTTGGTAATATGTATGTTTAGATGATAAAtcatgcatggaaatcatgaaagagtaaaaatttgcaaataAACAGATTTCAAGCAGCTACagtgatgtgactttgaaaaatcacctaggatagtataaaatgaattagagggtgaatgatatatggaattaaatcttgttgagtctattttcatagaaaaatatcGGTTTAACAAAAGgagttttatattttaagatatgtgaattttcgTGACACAGGGTCAGAACAGTTTTTGGTGTCCCATGTTTTtagtttataaaatcattaaaaattgtaaaaaaaatatttatgagttgtattttacatgcttagattccttattgagtctattttctgtagaaacaagtaataacttcatatgaaaatcctacaatgagaaaatttatttttagtgacaagaggtcaggacaGATAAGTGGTGAAACAGGAGAGACTTTatctaataaactgtattaatttgctgaaccaaaaattctaaaaattttatggtaataagatatatgagtctagtttcaaggaaaatttacagaattaaaTTTCGAGTCCCGTAGCtggagttataattaatttagtaactgctgcacaattggacagatttgctataaatagtgaaataaattttcaaacaagtttttatactccgaattagtaagataagttaagtaacgcctcgtgctcaactccggcaacagtctcgggtaagaggtgttacaaaaacattagtaataacaacacaaaagcctattacatgccatataaacggAGCCAAACATTCTGAAGACCACCGAaataagctggatagtgtgacttgaacGTTGATCTGATCGTCCAACCTTCTAAGTATCTATAAAATCAAAGATTTCAACTAGTAAGctcaatgaagcttagtaagttctacTAAATAAaacgataaatcttaccgaagtaaGTATAACAATTCAAAAGTAACAACAACCATAAAAGTTTCCTGTCAATCCACAATCTCAATTGGTAAATCGTAAACGATCAATTCAAAGCTtagatatatataaatttcatcaaaattactcAACAAATTACCTTACCGAGATTTCAACCTGACGAACGTCTTATGGATTAGAGAGTATCGTCAGATAAATGAAAACAGACCAGATGCTCATAATAGCTAGTCCAACTGAAACGCACTAGACAGATGCTTATAAGAGCTAGTCCAACTGAAACACACCAAacagatgctcataagagctagtccaaccgAACATACTAGatagatgctcataagagctagtccaaccgAACACACTAGACAGAGAGTATAATACGAGATTTcgtaacaaatgttgaacctcggtttacttgggtaatatgcAAATgtctccctccaataccatctccactccaaacccccGTAACACACCAAATCACGATTGTACTCTATCCCGTATTCAATCCAAAcctaaaatcaaatttcaataacATATCTCAAATAACAATTCATTTTCAACAAcggaatatgtatatattttatatcatgtaatattagtcatcaatttatataaatgttaaattttaaccgtacgaacttacctggactgaattgtagtagttgtagaagtttagggactattctgttatttttccttttccacgagtatctacgggatcttgatATGTAAGGAGATTAGTTTGGCCGATCTTCCTAAGAAAACCATGGACATTCGGTTaacaagaagaaaaatgaagaagaacactaattaattctatttgttttattttaattttaacctaattataatttttccattaaaatcacattaatttatcattttaattcctTTTGCCGTCCAACACTATCCATTACGGACTAATTGTTATATTGGTCCCTCCTCATGTAgttaataagctatttaatcatttaattgaactaattactaacttttgcacctttttcagtTTAGtgcttttctttaattaactatccaaacgttaataTTTtcgaaccaaattttaatacgactctaatgacttcataaatattctaaaaattatatttacgaGTCGACAAGACAAAAATTTGTAGTCCCAAACCACTATTCCATCACGactaaaaattgggctgttacaattttaTTCTAATCAAAATGTTGgcataaattttaagaattgttaACATCATTAAGaatatttgttaaattcatgtcCATTACAATACCATTTTTTTAGGACATTGTCACACTTGGAAATGTTAAAGCTTGAGTTGCAATGGTAACTTTGGGTATTAATTTGAAAAGCTTTATATTTGAGCGAGCTCTAATGTAAATAAGAGCAATTTGCGGGCTGATTGATAAAATATTGGATTTCAACCTTTAGTTTAGTTACATTGTACAGATAGAAATACCCTTAGCAGTATTTTAGCCTCAGTCACATTGGTGTCGCGACACTGAACTTCACAAGGCATTTTCCTTACTTCGAAATATGGTGTTGTGACACTACATGCTAGTGTCACGACACTGGCGTCATCCCTAATGTTCCTTTGTCTGAAAATAGTGTATTGCACACTAAATTGGCTCCTTAGTCTTACCCTAGGCTTGCATTGGCCCAACGAGTCATCACAACACCAAAATATGcgtaaaaatgtttattttatcaaaattaaacatTAACGGCTAAAATGCAAAACTAATCAACACAACACCAAATTATGTCGAAAACAAACTCATTAACTGCCGGAAAGAACCTAATTTGCCACCACGAATTGTGGCAGATCACCTGTCTCCTCCTTTCGTCATCAAAACCGGCACCTTAGAACACTAGCTtggataccaactgtcacggggctagaactttagtTTGGCAAACTACACAACCTTATGTGATTTCTTGGGTTCAAATCCATCTAAGTCAGCCTTACTCTTGAAAAATGAGAACTCGCAAAAATTCTCTAAGGCATCGAAGCAAAGCGAAAGCTAACTCAAAAGAGAAAGAAGCCACAAATGAACAGAAAAATAGTATGCACAAAATGTTTGAATAAATGCTCTTAAAAGTATTCTATTACTTTGAAGGATTACAATTGggtgattacaaatgagggaAGACCTCTATTTATTGTTGAGCTCCCCTAGATCCAATAGTACAGATTGAATTACATCAATTGTTGATATTTGTACCTATCTACAAAATGAGAGTCCTAagagatttaaactctatacatctttATCCCTTAGTATTTATAATAATTACCTACGTAACTCTAATTTTACTGGAGTGCTTCACtgggccaccaaggcttcaagtagatgggttTCTCCATATGTTCTACAAATTGAGTCAATTCAAGTAGATTAAATGAGTCTCATTTGATCAGTAAACCTCTATGGAATGTTCCATATACATTCATCACGAACTTTAAATCGCAGCctacaacacttaaaaatctttaaaaaatccataattatatatcaaataattaccgGTATAAGTTTTGAGACAAAAAAGTAAGAAATAAAAACCCCAAAAGCTTTTTAGGTTTAATCCATGTTTGCTTTGCTTGCTACGTtgtctttttattaaattatatgtgaaaaaaaacattatattatattGCTGGCGTGCAATTGGAGAAGCTTTCATTGGTATTCACAATAAGTGCGCTGTAGTAACATATATAAAATCGAACACATGAAGGAATTTGCAAgcttaatttcattataaatatttacaaccCAAcctttcatacaaaaaaattaCCTATGTAATGGCCGAATGGGATAAGTGTAtttggtttaaaaaaaatatactatttcaaCAGAATCGTTTTCTTTCACCATCGTATAGGGTAGCCGACTAGCCGTCCATGCATGCCTTAGAGCATCGAATATATCCAAGGAGTTTGTAAGCtttatgtaaatataaaatatgattatatttcAAGTATAATATAAAGGGAACCCTATATGCTAGATTTCAAGCTATAAAAGCTCATCATACCATTGAAATTAaagcaaacaaaaaaataaaggtaCTTATTTTCTCTAAGCAAATGGAAATGGCCAATGAAGAGCCCAAAACGGTGCCTCAACAAATCACAATGAAAGGTGGGGATGGCCCATTAAGCTATGCCAAGAACTCTAGTTTGCAGGTAGGTTTCACCAACTATCTTAAATATTAggttaaattatgactttgaTCCTTTTTTCTAtcctcaattttaaattttaaattttatactttaaattgatttaatttgataCTTTTATATGTATTAGTTGGTGCAAATTATCAATACAATTAGctattttggttaaaatgttaacaatgattttttttctttaaaaaacacatttttttaatttatcatatgattatatgatttttttagttgaaaaagGTATGTTTAAGAAAAAATCACATCAACATTATAATCAAAATAGTTAATGGCATTAATTATTTGATAGGGGTGAAGCCAAATTTCTTTTTTGCGTGGGAGAGGGGGCGAGATTGACCTATAAATTTTGTGTGAGGTCAAAGTGTATAttgtattaacttataattttatcatttttgaagagattaaataattttttttcaattttggagAGTCAAAATATACTTTTACTATATATTAACTTTTAATTAcatcatttataaaaaaaaatgaaaaggtaaaaatttcattttgaggCCAATACCTTGCTTACCTCCTCTAAATTCGTGTCTACTATTTCGAATTTTAATGTAGTAACAGCTCAAAACCAATTTTGACCTATATATCACTACAATATAAAGAAGAACCTAAATGGGATAACAAAGCCATGCGTTTAATTATAACATGCATGAGCAATAATGTTTTCCCGACGATCTTTGTTCTTTAGTGACAAAAATTTTCGGTGCAGAAAGGAGTTGTGGACGCTACAAAAGGAATGATCATTCATGCAATCGCAAACAACCTTGACATGGACAAGTTTTGTTCCCAATCTTCTTCTCAAACATTTCGAATAGCAGATTTTGGGTGTTCCATTGGACCGAACACAATTTTCTCCATGCAAAACATCATACAAGCATTAGAACAAAAACACCACGAAAACAACCATGGAAACTCACCCACCATTCTCGAATTTCAGTTGTTTTTCAATGATCATTCGACCAACGATTTCAACACCCTTTTCAAATCCATCCCTCCCTCGTGGCCATACTTTGTCGCCGGTGTTCCAGGTTCGTTTTACAGACGATTGTTCCTGAAATCATCTATTCATATCGGACATTCATCCAACGCGTTGCAATGGTTGTCCAAAGTTCCACAAGAAGTGGTTGATTGTAAGTCTCCAGCTTACAACGATGGAAGTATATATTGTCGTGGAATTGAAAAGGAAGTGACCAAAGCGTatatagctcaatttgagaaagaTATGGAAAGCTTTTTGAATGGTAGAGGCGAAGAACTTGTTAATGGAGGGCTGATGGTAATCCTTATGGGTGGAGTTCCCAATGGAATCCCTTTATCTCACACTGCAATTGGCAAATTTTATGACCTTTTTGGATCTTGCCTTCTGGATTTGACTAACAaggtattctttttctttttcttttaattattgcatttatatataaaatgcttagtataccatttactatataaatttgACACTTTTTATTAATGTGATACCTATATTTCACAAAAGTTATATAAATTGATATCTAAATGTAACAGTGTTAACTTTTGAGTTAATTGCACCAAACATCTCCAAACTataacctttattttaaaatggtCCCCAAACTTCAGAACGTTCTAATTACAACCTCAAACTATCGATGTTATATCAGTAAGGTCCTTCCATTATTGAAACCATTAAACGACACGCAAAATCTTACGtgccataatttaaaataaaagttttaaaagaaaagaaaagtgttgccgcataacttttaaaattaaaaattaaaaataaagtaaaatcgaAAAGAGAGAGTAAACAATAATCTTTGTAAAAGTTTCGAAAACctcaaaactaatatttttacaatatcCATTTTTAcgatttcatttttatttaaattcttcgTTTTAAATTATGTCATGTAGGATATGGTTTCTCATTTAACGgttaaattaacgattttagTAATGGAAAGaccttattgatataacatcaataGTTTTAGGATgaaattagaatgttttaaagttttaGGAAAATTTAGAATGATTGCCATGGTTTAAGGATGTTTGGTGTAATTAACTCCtaatttttttagtgtttaattcgagttttagagttgatttgatgaaaattcataattagctaataatattagcaattaactttcgtCAGAACCTTAAAACTTAAATTAAGTTTAACCGTTCTGACAAATTTAGGCGGGTAGTCCGCCTGGCAATCATTCTAAATCTAGGCGACTACCAAtttagaatgttttaaagtttaaccGTCAGATCAACCTTATTGATATAATATCCATTAACTTTTGCCGGACCAGGCGAACTACCCGACCCTCGAACAAGTCTACTTCAATTAAATCACATTTATCGAACTtcatttgacaaattaaacaaattcacaattaacactaaATGTGTTCTattaaaaaatcatgaaaaaatcaAACTTAATAATATTTGCAATTAACTTACATCAAATTAATCCTAAAATCCGAATTAAACACctttaggtaccaaaatatataaaaatatatgtaccaCATTGTATCAAAAAATAACACAGATActacattagaaaaaaaaagtcaaactcaaataccaaataatgtattaaacctaaataaaattaaaataatagtaaatatattaAACATGATTAATTATTATCCTAGATTAACTGACAAATTAAATAGTTTAACAAACCAACATACAATAGGTTAATTCATCCTTATTATGGAGACAAAGACTATTATGAAACCATGAAATACTGTATTTTACTTGCTTCTTAATgactcaattaatttattttctgttgaaTATAGGAGTTGATTGTAACTACACTTATTCATTGGATCCAAATTTTATCAATTCATTTGTTGAAGTTTGCTTTTAACTTGAGTGGTCGGTTCGAATATATATTTATGCTGTCATTAAATTAGATTATGTAgcatttttagaattaaaaaattgaGTTGAATATTTCATGCCTAGAAAGTGAAATAAGTAAATGAAAACATTGAATTTAGGATTAAGTAGATTTGTTCAAGGGTCGGGTAGTCCGCCTGGTACGGTAGGCCTCGTCTAGTTAGAGTCGAGCTTGGACAAGGATTTCACACCTCGGGCTAGTTTGGTCTAAcctgaattcaatttaaataataaaaaatatttttaaattttaaatttaagtagaagtatataaaatatcaattaaatatatatttttattattttattattttttaaatagtgaaATGAACTTTTTGAGCAAGTCAGGTTAAACTGAAAATGGGCTTGgacttgaaatttcttttagaatcGAACCTCGGCTCTACCCATGAACACttttaaaattaagtaatatCGACTCAGAAAAATAGGGCAAAAGCCATATAATCCAATTTAATGAAATTCCACTCACCAAATTATCGATGAAAGTTCAATTATTAaactaaaatggtaaaaaaaactaaattataggCATTACAAGTATAAGGATAAACTACAGTAAGTTATCCAATTAttggtaagtttttttttgtcatccaactatgaaaagttacaaaatgatcacccaactattcaattttgtctttttttttgtcACCAATCGTTAAATGACTTATAAAAAGATGATGtagtaacttttaaaattagcataatagcaactttaacgtTTATACATTGTACTAATTTagtctcaattttaaaaaaattagccctcaacatttacacattgtgtaatttatttttttttaattttgcttttctttgtgacattgagagttaattttaaaagaaatgagaatatttgaaaattattatcttagatttttgggtgaaagggtcacaaagaaaagtaaaaattaaaaaaaagttacataatgtgtaaatattgagggttaaattttttaaaatcaagactaaattgacacagtGTATAAAAGTTGAGGATTAAAGTTACTATTATGCCAACTTTAAAAGCTGACACATCATCTTTTCGTTAACCATTTAACTCTTGGTGaataataaagacaaaattgaattgTTGAGTGACAAAAAAGAAACTTACCAATAATTGGTGACTGCCAATGTAGTTTGCCCAAACTAGAAACtagaaagattaaatttcaaacatCTAAAGAATAGAGGGACTAAGAGCAGATTTAGACCATATGTGGTCCATAATGTGACCCAGTTCCTTATTGCAGGGATTAGTCAATGAAGAAAAGGTGAAATCTTTCAACTTGCCCTTATACTTTCCCTCGGCTAAGGAGGTAAAGGTATTAATTGAGAGAAACGGGCGTTTCAGCATCGAAAGCATGAACGAAATAACCGAGCAACTAAAACGTGGGCAGCCATTGCCGAGTGCCCAAAACTGTATATCTCACGTAAGAGCTGGATTCGAAGGATTGATTAAAGACCATTTCGGAACTGAGATCGTCGACGAGTTCTTCGCATGTTACGCTAAAAAGGGCTTCGTATTTGGAGACAATGGTGTTGACAATACCTTGATGTTTATGATTCTCAAGCGCATTTAAGTGTTATGATGGAGGGAGTACTATGGAAGCTTTTGTACTAGGAATCGAGttgtattttatcatttttattaaaaaaataagtaaattagtatatgtatatgagatcaaaaagtaaatgggtctttttattaaaaagttcaccaatttttttactattaaaaacttaTCCCTGAACATCCACATGAGGTACATGCGGGATACCACGTGTCATTATCTGATTATTCTATGAGTAGCATcattaacagtagaaatggatgaaatttttaatagagaaGACCAGTTTGTTGTTTGATTTAACGTGTAGAGATTAACTTGCCTATTTTCTTAGTCAGGTGGACAAAATGTAGCTCTTAGTACATAAGTTTCTATGGTACTTTTAGTGTGTTACGATACACCAAATCTCAAAAGAAGCGATAAAAGACTTAAGTTTATTTTTCTATTGATATCAGTTTTTGATTCAATTCTTAAACAATCCCTAAACCATGGTCTAGGTActtatgtgtttttaattttttttattaggcATAATggtaaatttaacccttaatgtttgtatcttttgtcaatttgatatttattctttagagctaaatttttcaaaaagaatcaatttttttaacaaaaaatattgacaaaaatgttaatttttttaaccaTGGAAATTCACATGTCTTCATGCTATTTCTTTTGAACATTTAtcaagtttttataatttttgaatttttattttatttttgaatatttttataaattttaaattatttgctgACATGACATATAAGGTAGAGAGTGACATGTCAATATGAAGTATATATGGtcggttaaaaaaattaatgttttagttaatacttctgttaaaaaaaacaaattgattctttttaaaaggataaaattaaatttaactaaaaaagaaggaccaaattaataaaagatataaacattaaagattaaatttggcattatatcCTATTATTACTTTAGTCTAGTTTTGCGTCCCTTGGACTTTTAAAACTTTGTTTAATTctagaaatttattattaactaaaaattaaaaaaatgtattgtgagttgggttttaatttttaaatgagaCTGAAAATTCATTAAATAGAGTATTTTCAAATGGACTAAGCTCATGCcttaattaacaattttattcatttgaattgaaccatctaataatattataaaatagagtagaataaaatgatgaatcttaaatttcaagttagtaagacaaaaacaaatttgattttataaatgaaaAGATAAATAATAGTAGATATAAGGTCAAATCCTGTATTGatttcttaaatttaatattttagtgatGACGAAAACCGTAACCATTATATTTgttaagttaaattctattatttccAAACCTTATGCGGTAAACATGTTATTAAATGTATAATGCTATGTGAACTTGTTATTTCCATATGAtattcacaaaaaaaataaaacaaagtc containing:
- the LOC107955993 gene encoding loganic acid O-methyltransferase, whose product is MANEEPKTVPQQITMKGGDGPLSYAKNSSLQKGVVDATKGMIIHAIANNLDMDKFCSQSSSQTFRIADFGCSIGPNTIFSMQNIIQALEQKHHENNHGNSPTILEFQLFFNDHSTNDFNTLFKSIPPSWPYFVAGVPGSFYRRLFLKSSIHIGHSSNALQWLSKVPQEVVDCKSPAYNDGSIYCRGIEKEVTKAYIAQFEKDMESFLNGRGEELVNGGLMVILMGGVPNGIPLSHTAIGKFYDLFGSCLLDLTNKGLVNEEKVKSFNLPLYFPSAKEVKVLIERNGRFSIESMNEITEQLKRGQPLPSAQNCISHVRAGFEGLIKDHFGTEIVDEFFACYAKKGFVFGDNGVDNTLMFMILKRI